The Saccharopolyspora gloriosae genome has a segment encoding these proteins:
- a CDS encoding thiolase domain-containing protein, with translation MTESDVAVVGFAQAPNVRATHGTTNGVEMLVPVFDELLDGTGLSKKDIGFWCSGSSDYLAGRAFSFIAAIDAIGAFPPINESHVEMDAAWALFEAWVKIRTGEVDTALVYGFGKSSAGDLRRTLAMQLDPYFVAPLWPDSVAVAGLQARLGLDSGLFSEQQMAQVAARSRADAQRNPNAQVSGEVQVSDLLERPYVADPLRAHDCAPITDGASAVLLASADRARELRARPAWITGLEHRVESAQLGGRDLTASPSTSDAASAADATGVEVAELHAPFSHQEILLRTAIGLGESTRINPSGGALCGNPMFAAGLSRIGEAASRVWSGEAGKVLAHATSGPALQQNLVCVMEG, from the coding sequence ATGACCGAAAGCGATGTCGCCGTCGTCGGGTTCGCCCAAGCGCCGAACGTCCGCGCCACCCACGGCACCACGAACGGCGTGGAGATGCTGGTGCCGGTCTTCGACGAGCTGCTCGACGGCACCGGACTGTCCAAGAAGGACATCGGGTTCTGGTGCTCCGGTTCCTCCGACTACTTGGCGGGGCGGGCGTTCTCGTTCATCGCGGCGATCGACGCCATCGGCGCGTTTCCACCGATCAACGAGTCGCACGTGGAGATGGACGCGGCGTGGGCGCTGTTCGAGGCCTGGGTCAAGATCCGTACCGGTGAGGTGGACACCGCGCTGGTGTACGGCTTCGGCAAGTCCTCCGCCGGTGATCTGCGCCGGACGCTGGCGATGCAGCTCGATCCGTACTTCGTCGCACCGCTGTGGCCGGATTCCGTTGCCGTGGCCGGATTGCAGGCTCGCCTCGGGCTGGACTCCGGGCTGTTCAGCGAACAGCAGATGGCGCAGGTCGCCGCCCGATCGAGGGCCGATGCGCAGCGGAACCCGAACGCGCAGGTCTCCGGTGAGGTGCAGGTGTCCGACCTGCTGGAACGGCCCTACGTGGCGGATCCGCTGCGTGCTCACGACTGCGCGCCCATCACCGACGGCGCCTCCGCGGTGCTGCTGGCGAGCGCGGACCGAGCACGCGAACTGCGTGCACGACCGGCGTGGATCACCGGACTGGAACACCGCGTCGAGTCCGCGCAACTGGGCGGCCGCGACCTCACCGCGTCACCGTCCACTTCGGATGCGGCGAGCGCCGCGGACGCGACGGGCGTCGAGGTCGCCGAGCTGCACGCCCCGTTCAGCCACCAGGAGATCCTGCTGCGCACCGCGATCGGACTGGGCGAATCGACGCGGATCAACCCGTCCGGTGGGGCGTTGTGCGGCAATCCGATGTTCGCCGCCGGGCTCTCCCGGATCGGCGAGGCGGCGAGCCGGGTGTGGTCGGGCGAAGCGGGCAAGGTTCTCGCGCACGCCACCAGCGGCCCGGCGCTGCAGCAGAATCTCGTGTGCGTGATGGAGGGCTGA
- a CDS encoding thiolase domain-containing protein, whose product MGKQIAAVLGTGQTRHASRRTDVSMAGLCREAVDRAMADAGVGWADVDAVVVGKAPDLFEGVMMPELMLADALGANGKPLLRVHTAGSVGGSTANVAASLVQGGVHRRVLAVSFEKQSESNAMWALSIMPPFSMPVGAGAGGYFAPHVRSYIRRSGAPEHIGAMVAVKDRLNGSKNPWAHVRQSDLTVESVLASQMLWDPIRYDETCPSSDGACAIVLGGESAAQAATQPVAWIHATAMRTEPTTFAGRDQVNPQAGRDAAAALWKQAGISDPLSEIDVAEIYVPFSWFEPMWLENLGFTDEGSGWRLTEAGETAIGGRLPINPSGGVLSSNPIGASGMLRFAEAAMQVMKRAGDHQVDGARTALGHAYGGGSQYFSMWVVGADRPGERS is encoded by the coding sequence ATGGGCAAGCAGATCGCCGCGGTGCTCGGAACCGGTCAGACCCGGCACGCCAGCCGCCGCACCGACGTGTCGATGGCCGGACTGTGCCGCGAAGCGGTCGACCGGGCCATGGCCGACGCCGGAGTCGGCTGGGCGGACGTGGACGCGGTCGTCGTCGGCAAGGCCCCCGACCTGTTCGAGGGCGTCATGATGCCGGAGCTGATGCTCGCCGATGCCTTGGGCGCGAACGGAAAACCCCTCCTGCGGGTGCACACCGCGGGTTCCGTCGGCGGGTCCACCGCGAACGTGGCCGCGAGCCTGGTGCAAGGCGGCGTGCACCGCCGGGTGCTCGCGGTCTCGTTCGAGAAGCAGTCCGAGTCGAACGCCATGTGGGCGCTGTCGATCATGCCGCCGTTCAGCATGCCGGTGGGAGCCGGAGCGGGCGGCTATTTCGCCCCGCACGTGCGCTCCTACATCCGCCGATCCGGTGCCCCGGAGCACATCGGCGCGATGGTGGCGGTGAAGGACCGGCTCAACGGCAGCAAGAACCCGTGGGCGCACGTGCGGCAATCGGACCTGACGGTGGAGTCGGTGCTCGCCTCGCAGATGCTGTGGGATCCGATCCGCTACGACGAGACCTGCCCGTCCTCCGACGGTGCCTGCGCCATCGTGCTCGGCGGCGAATCGGCCGCCCAGGCCGCGACGCAACCGGTGGCGTGGATCCACGCGACCGCGATGCGCACCGAGCCCACCACGTTCGCCGGGCGGGACCAGGTGAACCCGCAGGCCGGCCGGGACGCGGCCGCCGCGTTGTGGAAGCAGGCCGGGATCAGCGACCCGCTGTCCGAGATCGACGTCGCGGAGATCTACGTGCCGTTCTCCTGGTTCGAGCCGATGTGGCTGGAGAACCTGGGGTTCACCGACGAGGGCTCCGGCTGGCGGCTGACCGAGGCAGGCGAGACCGCCATCGGCGGACGGCTGCCGATCAACCCGTCCGGGGGTGTGCTGTCGTCGAACCCGATCGGCGCCTCCGGCATGTTGCGCTTCGCGGAGGCGGCGATGCAAGTGATGAAACGGGCGGGAGACCACCAGGTGGACGGGGCGCGCACCGCGCTCGGGCACGCTTACGGCGGCGGCTCGCAGTACTTCTCGATGTGGGTCGTGGGCGCGGACCGGCCGGGTGAGCGCTCATGA
- a CDS encoding TIGR03619 family F420-dependent LLM class oxidoreductase yields the protein MKFTLSVAMCPLDQLTELARTAEELGFSAIALPDSLFYSEDVAADYPYTPDGKRMWTEETPWTDPLVAAAAMGAVTERLRFYTSVLKLGPRNPVLLSRQVASVAALTGDRFGLGIGIGWTPEEFEWCGAPFERRGPRVDEAIDVLRLILGGGMVEHHGEFFDFDRLRISPAPGAQVPIYIGGHTERALRRAALRGDGWSSAMMRIKDLRATIKRLGELRAEHGRGEQPFEIQAVCVDRFGLDGYREQAEAGVTDAIVVPWVLEGHGFDADVEVKKESLARFADDVIRKF from the coding sequence ATGAAGTTCACGTTGTCGGTGGCCATGTGCCCGCTGGACCAGCTCACCGAACTCGCGCGGACGGCCGAGGAACTCGGCTTCTCCGCCATCGCGCTGCCGGATTCCCTGTTCTACTCCGAAGACGTCGCCGCCGACTACCCCTACACGCCGGACGGCAAGCGGATGTGGACCGAAGAGACGCCGTGGACCGACCCGCTGGTGGCGGCCGCGGCGATGGGCGCGGTGACCGAGCGGCTCCGGTTCTACACGTCCGTGCTCAAGCTCGGTCCGCGCAATCCGGTGCTGCTGTCGCGGCAGGTCGCCTCGGTCGCCGCGCTCACCGGGGATCGCTTCGGGCTCGGCATCGGCATCGGCTGGACGCCGGAGGAGTTCGAGTGGTGCGGCGCCCCCTTCGAGCGGCGCGGCCCGCGAGTGGACGAGGCGATCGACGTGCTGCGGTTGATCCTCGGCGGCGGGATGGTCGAGCACCACGGCGAGTTCTTCGACTTCGACCGCCTGCGCATCTCCCCCGCGCCCGGCGCCCAGGTGCCGATCTACATCGGCGGGCACACCGAGCGGGCGTTGCGCCGGGCCGCGCTGCGCGGTGACGGGTGGTCCTCGGCGATGATGCGGATCAAGGACCTGCGCGCCACCATCAAGCGGCTCGGCGAGCTGCGCGCCGAGCACGGTCGCGGCGAGCAGCCCTTCGAGATCCAGGCGGTGTGCGTGGACCGCTTCGGCCTGGACGGCTACCGGGAGCAGGCCGAAGCCGGGGTCACCGACGCCATCGTCGTCCCGTGGGTCCTCGAAGGCCACGGCTTCGACGCGGACGTCGAGGTGAAGAAGGAGTCCCTGGCCCGTTTCGCCGACGACGTGATCCGCAAGTTCTGA
- a CDS encoding nuclear transport factor 2 family protein yields MHADVAWTATTAEHPARRAALASMDAVVRGAKQEWLALFAEDAVIQDPVGESPLDPTGLGHHGRAGIEAFWDTVIAQAERLVFHVHDSFAAGSEVANIGYIRTHLADGSVMDAEGIFVYRVDDDGKLASMRAFWEFERAMATLHKP; encoded by the coding sequence ATGCACGCGGATGTCGCCTGGACCGCCACTACCGCTGAGCACCCGGCTCGGCGGGCCGCGCTCGCCTCGATGGACGCGGTGGTGCGCGGCGCCAAGCAGGAATGGCTCGCGTTGTTCGCCGAGGACGCCGTGATCCAGGATCCGGTGGGCGAATCTCCGCTGGACCCCACCGGACTCGGGCATCACGGCCGCGCCGGGATCGAGGCGTTCTGGGACACGGTGATCGCTCAGGCCGAGCGCCTCGTGTTCCACGTCCACGACTCGTTCGCCGCCGGGAGCGAGGTCGCCAACATCGGCTACATCCGGACCCACCTGGCCGACGGCTCCGTCATGGACGCCGAAGGGATCTTCGTCTACCGAGTGGACGACGACGGCAAGCTCGCGTCCATGCGGGCCTTCTGGGAGTTCGAGCGAGCGATGGCGACCCTGCACAAGCCCTGA
- a CDS encoding helix-turn-helix domain-containing protein — MVTKQLKGMPEDADLTRADSLAREIFSDIANKWALLIIDALGERTLRFTELRAEVEGISHKMLTQNLRMLERNGLIERTVHPTVPPRVEYALNEPGRDLRKTVHWMCDWTHRYFDHIEGSRRRFDS; from the coding sequence ATGGTGACCAAGCAGCTCAAGGGCATGCCCGAGGACGCGGACCTGACGCGGGCCGACTCGCTGGCGCGGGAGATCTTCTCCGACATCGCCAACAAGTGGGCACTGCTGATCATCGACGCGCTCGGTGAGCGGACCCTGCGCTTCACGGAGCTGCGCGCGGAGGTCGAGGGCATCAGCCACAAGATGCTCACCCAGAACCTGCGCATGTTGGAGCGCAACGGCCTGATCGAACGGACCGTGCACCCGACCGTGCCGCCACGGGTGGAGTACGCGCTCAACGAACCGGGGCGCGACCTGCGCAAGACCGTGCACTGGATGTGCGACTGGACGCACCGGTACTTCGACCACATCGAGGGATCCCGCCGCCGCTTCGACAGCTGA
- a CDS encoding RidA family protein, with protein MAVTLIEPDGLPKVDLYRQVSVATGSKLVFIAGQVARDPDGGEVGPNDFAAQVEQCYLNIGTALEAAGATFDDVAKLTAYLVDWTPEKFPLFMEGVARAAAKLGRTPLPPFTGIGVATLAEPDMLVEVEATAVVDG; from the coding sequence ATGGCCGTCACCCTGATCGAACCGGACGGACTGCCGAAGGTCGACCTGTACCGGCAGGTCTCGGTGGCCACCGGCTCGAAGCTGGTGTTCATCGCCGGCCAAGTCGCCCGCGACCCCGACGGCGGCGAGGTCGGCCCGAACGACTTCGCCGCTCAGGTCGAGCAGTGCTACCTCAACATCGGCACGGCGCTGGAGGCGGCGGGGGCGACCTTCGACGACGTCGCGAAGTTGACCGCCTACCTCGTCGATTGGACGCCGGAGAAGTTCCCGCTGTTCATGGAGGGAGTCGCCCGCGCCGCCGCGAAGCTCGGCCGCACCCCGCTGCCGCCGTTCACGGGAATCGGCGTCGCCACCCTCGCCGAACCCGACATGCTCGTCGAGGTGGAGGCCACCGCTGTCGTGGACGGGTGA
- a CDS encoding cytochrome P450, with product MVSPHVPAGFDFTDPDLYAERLPMQEFAELRRTAPVWWNPLPRGKAGYDDEGYWVVSKHADVKEISRRSEVFSSWENTAITRFNEEMNREQIEMQRLILLNMDPPEHTKLRSIVSRGFTPRAIDSLSEALNERAERIVAAAMAGETGDFVTDVACELPLQAIAELLGIPQDHRKDIFDWSNQMIAYDDPEFSIDPATAATELLGYSMNMAEQRRGCPMDDIVTKLVNADIDGHALSDDEFGFFVLLLAVAGNETTRNAITHGMRALLEHPEQWELFKAERPATTADEIVRWATPVMSFQRTALADVELRGVPIKQGDRVAMFYSSANFDPEVFDSPERFDITRDPNPHVGFGGTGAHYCLGANLARLEIDLIFKAIAEQMPDIKQAGEPRRLRSGWLNGIKEFQVRYR from the coding sequence GTGGTCTCCCCCCACGTCCCGGCCGGCTTCGACTTCACCGACCCCGATCTCTACGCCGAGCGGTTGCCGATGCAGGAGTTCGCGGAACTCCGGCGCACCGCCCCGGTGTGGTGGAACCCGCTGCCGCGCGGCAAAGCGGGATACGACGACGAGGGCTACTGGGTGGTGAGCAAGCACGCCGACGTCAAGGAGATCTCGCGGCGCAGCGAAGTGTTCTCGTCCTGGGAGAACACCGCGATCACCCGCTTCAACGAGGAGATGAACCGCGAGCAGATCGAGATGCAGCGGCTGATCCTGCTCAACATGGACCCGCCCGAGCACACCAAGCTGCGCAGCATCGTCTCCCGCGGGTTCACGCCGCGAGCCATCGACAGCCTCAGTGAGGCGCTCAACGAACGCGCCGAACGCATCGTGGCCGCGGCGATGGCCGGTGAGACCGGTGACTTCGTCACCGACGTCGCCTGCGAGCTGCCGTTGCAGGCCATCGCGGAACTGCTCGGCATCCCGCAGGACCACCGCAAGGACATCTTCGACTGGTCCAACCAGATGATCGCCTACGACGACCCCGAGTTCTCCATCGATCCGGCCACGGCGGCCACCGAGCTGCTCGGGTACAGCATGAACATGGCCGAGCAGCGCCGCGGCTGTCCGATGGACGACATCGTGACGAAACTGGTCAACGCCGACATCGACGGGCACGCGCTCAGCGATGACGAGTTCGGCTTCTTCGTGCTGCTGCTGGCCGTCGCGGGCAACGAGACCACCCGCAACGCGATCACTCACGGCATGCGCGCGCTGCTGGAACACCCCGAGCAGTGGGAGCTGTTCAAGGCCGAGCGACCGGCCACCACCGCCGACGAGATCGTGCGGTGGGCGACACCGGTGATGTCCTTCCAGCGCACCGCTCTGGCCGACGTCGAACTGCGTGGAGTGCCCATCAAGCAGGGGGACCGGGTCGCGATGTTCTACAGCTCGGCGAACTTCGATCCCGAGGTGTTCGACTCGCCGGAGCGGTTCGACATCACCCGCGACCCGAACCCGCACGTCGGTTTCGGCGGCACCGGCGCGCACTACTGCCTGGGCGCGAACCTGGCGCGGCTGGAGATCGACCTGATCTTCAAGGCGATCGCCGAGCAGATGCCCGACATCAAGCAGGCAGGCGAGCCGCGCCGGTTGCGCTCCGGGTGGCTCAACGGCATCAAGGAGTTCCAGGTCCGCTACCGGTGA